From Rhododendron vialii isolate Sample 1 chromosome 7a, ASM3025357v1:
tacaagtaTAAATTGAGGAAGGGTGAAAATCTCTCCCCTAAtaactataaaaaataaaaataaaaaatcactcACCTATTAACTAAAATGGCATGATAATTGATAGGTTTCAGTTGATACCAGATTTTTGTTCTAGtatttctttttgcattttagAACCATCACAAAAAGgtctttttttagagtttggggTTTGGCCCATTTTGGTTGGTCTCTTGCCAACGCTTCAGTCTCGAGTAGCCTTAGGTTAGTAATTTTTCCTTCGGATGCCCttgtcttttaatctttgtatcttttcagagattaataaaattctttttgtcgataaaaaaaaaacaatgaaaaaggtCTATTCCATCAATCTACCATACAAGAGAGTAATTGGGATACCTTTCCCTTAAAATAAATGCGAGCCTCATGCATGCCCAATAAGCACATATTGCAACACAGACTGTACACAAGTTTGGATATATTGCGAGTCAAAGATAAAAGGCAACAGAAATCCAAAGATTGGGTCAAAAACCCAAGTAAACCAAGCACTCATATCTGTGGCCTAGTTTGAACCACATGTATTTCTCCTTCTTTCACCACCCCTTCAATGTCCTGAGCACAGCCATAGAGGTCTTCTATGATTTTTCCGGCCTCTGCGATTTTTCGGAAGAGTGAGATCTGGAAATCTTTGTCAATTATCATTCGCTCGTTGGAGTAATCCAATACAGTTTCTTGAGCTTTATCCATTGTCACACTACAAGGGGCATCACAAGATATCTTAGATGAATTGTAAAAAACAAAGTACAGATGTTTGTTTAGAAGCAACAGTGACCAGGTGACGACATGGATTCTTCTGAAATTTCAATGATATCCAAAATGTTATAACCTAAATGAGCCCAAAGTAAGTGACATGGAAGTGAAAGAGCATAGAATTGAACAACAAATGATCTGATCTGCATCTTCACGGTAGCTTAGGTAATAATTGGATCGGAATTGGTGGAGTAGTACCATGGAACAGTAATAGATCGACTAGTGATTTTCGTATGGGAATGGACGTTCAAAACACGGTAAACTTCCTTTCAAAACGGCGACCTAGCAATCCTCAACGATTGCCCAAACTTATTGTAAGAATCCAAtttaataaagcaaaaaattcgGATAGAGTGGAGTTTTggcaaaagacaaaaaagagaggtCATATTATGCTCCAATAAATGTGTTTTGCATGAATAATTTCATgaaatggtattttcttttcATGAATGATCCTTTGAGAAAAGTACATCCTAGTTCTGTAATCAATAGAAGCTATCCATAtgatatcacaccaaaatttaGGTCAGGTTCCGTTCCTTGTACCAGAACAATCTGTGTGTCCAAGTGCGACTGGATTTATGgaggaaaagagaaaggaaaagggcaaggaTTGGAAGATGATGAACGTTGAAGCAAACTAAGTTTACTTTTTTCGGTTAcctattattttcctttcccttaaTAAATCCTTTCACAAAATATACAACCAAACACAGCCCAAAAGAGATTAAATAGTTTCACTTTTGTTGTTTGGATCACAATGAGAGTGACAGAAATCAACTCAACTCAAATCATCTGAAGATTACCTGTCATAGAGACCAGCACCAGCATACCCTTCCAGGTCCTCTCCATTGGAGTCTGATCGGAATATAATCGACTTCTTGATATACAGCCCTACTTGTTTGCTAGGATAGCCAACAACCTGAAAGTAAAATCCAAGTTTTACACTTTACgtttatttcatatttgaaGGCATACCCTAGCCCTAGGCTATATACTGAGGCACAAGGGGAGGAGGTGGGAATCAAAATTCCAACCTTATGAGTTGGAGATTAGAGACTAACCACCGTGTCAACTTCTAAGTTCAACCATATcaattttgattcttttggaAATAAACTGGCATATCTGACTGCCACTGATGTTAGTTCAAGCTCAATGGGCACATTTTTAATTTACTCGTTCTTCTTGGTAAGACAACAGGGCATTTTGAATTAACAAATGGTGATTTGATAGGCGATACAGTGGAAGTGGCCTTACGATGGGAGATTTAATATTGTTTTTCCTTGCAGTGAAGCACATTGCTCGTCCAGGATAGGCACCAACCAGAGTTTCTCCTAACCCCTTCACGATCTGAATTTGAAagaaggaggaaaaaaattaaaaacaattcCGTTCAgctgatttgaaaaaaatatgcgAGGTTTACCTCCGTATTCTTCTTAAAACCAAACAGCGCTTTACCTCTGCATATATCTCGGATGCGTCCCCAGATAAGGGATTCTTTGTGTGAATCACAAACGCATAATCAGCACAAATGATTTCTTGAATTAGCACAGCCATGCAAACGTTGTTATGGTTCAAATTAGCTTTCCTACTACTGACAAATGCTCTTTCGTTCCACTTTGAAGCCCAAACCTACATGACAAAGGAAAAGTGTCGTCTAATGCCAGAATTCGCCACATTCCCAGTTCTGTTCAGCAGATTGGGATGAATATGGTACACCAAACTACATGGTAACATGGTGTCAAACTTTCATATCAGCAAGACCAGTGATTCTCACCAGTTGCCAATGACATAATATCATCATATCTTACCCTCAATTTGCCAAATTCCCAATACAAAACCAGCATAAAGTAAATGAGCAATGCATTATCATGTCAACTTTTGGAAAACTAAACCTTCTTTATTGCTAGCCAAGCTTGGCTCCACCTCTCCTCGCCTTCATCCCCGGGCCAGGGTATTCTTGAagtcttcattttgtttttaagtTCGTTGGTCTGCCAAAATTATAACCATATATGAGTTAAAAGGTTAAATATATGGAGATATTTTCTTGCTAAAAGCCTCAAAAACGTGTAAATAAGTCTAACCCCAAAAACACAGTTTTCATACAAATTACTCAAAACAGGAGCTAAGAGGTAGCACCACGTATATATTGCACGACATTCCACCCAACAGTTGTCCTATTCTAACAAGGAGAACTCAATGGATGTTTACTGCTTGAATGGTATTCAGCCTCCACCCCACTGAAGGGcaacagaaacaaaaaggaaagaaaaaaaaatgcttgattATGATGATAGACTACAATGTTTATGGTTATTAAACGAACCTTTCATCATTCCTAAGCCTAACTTCTTCACTATTCTACAGCTTTTCCTTGATCTTTTTCCTCAGAACATACTCCCAAACTTGTCAAAAAGGTTTGGTGCATTCAGGTGGCAATTGGCATTTCTAATTGTTGACCATGAGGGATTCACTTCAATGTACAAAATTGTCATCACTCAGCTAGCACCACAATGAATTCAAAGCAAATAGATTTTACAGCTTTTCCCAGTCTGAATGAGATCTTAATCTTGAATTTATTAGTAAAGATAGTGCATAATCCAATCTCTGTACTTCTATAGCAGAAGTTTTAGAAATTTCGAACGGCTATAAGTAGGCATAAAAAAGACGTGGTCAACAACTTGTAAAGAGTAAAATTACCAAACGGAGAGGAGCTTTCATCTGCAGAACTGTTTCTTGTATTGCCTTAAGTTTTGAAAGGTCACCATCATCTACAAGTTTACTGAAGCTAGAAATTTTGCTTGCCAGATTCTGTGCAAAAAGGCATATGAGTGTTTAGCAATGTAAATTAGTCAAGCCCTGAAAACTCagttttcattcaaattactcAAAACAGGAGATAAGAGGTAGCACCAACTATATATCATGCGAGATATTCCACCCAATATAAATATATGTTTATAGTTCATCTATATGTTCCCTACAACCACATTTATGCCTTTTACCAATTATTATATCCTAACAAGGAGAATTCAATGGATGTTTAATGCTTGAATGGTATTCAGCTTCCGCCCCACTGAAGAGGAACAgaatcaaaaaggaaagaggaaaaaatgattGATAGACAAAACAAGCATGTAAACGAAACCAAATTTCTATAGACAACAAACTGACACACCTCAAACTTAATAGACGTGCATGGCATAGATCAAACTTAAGTGAAAAATAATGTAAACTTCATGTTACATTACCATATTATTGCTCTGAAGTACTACCATGTTTATTGGGCATAATTTCATGCAATTAAGCAATGAATAATTCCATGAAGTACTACCATGTTGATTGTAAGAGTCATGAGCATGAATGGCTGTTTATTCTGAAATCATTTGATCTTTACGCAAacgcaaacacaaacacaagcACTAACTTCTTATCCATTTCACTGGTTGGTTTATGTTCCCCTCTTTAGTGCTTGAGAAATTGTGATGCGGATTTGGAGATTCCTGCTAAAAATCACAAGACAGGACTAAACACACAAGTACACTACAGCAAGTATTTGAATCTGAGTCATACCTTGTTTAAGTCATCTGATATTACAGTCTCAAATACTCCAAATGGTATTGCAGCTGATATTGGAACTTTAATCCACGAGGGTACTCTTCTTCTAAGATGTAGGATATTGTAAGACTTGGCGCCAACCTATTTGACAGATTGTAGTCAGCCACATGAAACGCTTATTCAGGGTTTTCAGAAATCAGGTTAACAAACATCAGTTGTTTACCAAACATATCAAAACTCAACTAACGACTATGCAATCAATCAGTTATGTCACATGGAATTGGTTACGAGTGTCGGTTGAAAGTATGTGTGCAATGAACCAGTTATGTCACATGGAATCTGTGTGTCTGATGTAACAAAGACAATAGGACCCAACTATGTTTCATATTTCCTCAATACTTCTTATTTTCTAGGGCAAGTGGTGTTTTGACGTAACTTCATACGTTGGAACTGAATACATACATGAAGACTCAACCTGGTGATGACTGATGCCAATCTTTGATACAAGAACACACAAGCACATGACAGGATTAAGAGGAATAAGGGCCAACTACTCATGAGCAGCACCATGTATAAGGTGACAGTGACGGGCGTACTTTTCCCCTTGCCTCATAGTGAAGATATAATCAAATCGGATAAATAATCTGATGTGACTACTCATGAGGGGTAATCTTATCATATCCTCGAAGATATTGTATATCCCAATTATGCAGGATTCCCATACGAGGGATTTTAATCCTGTCAACAAAAAGTTTCAACCGAAGATAGGATTTGTGGTCTCCTTGAAGATGTAGTGCAATCCGATTCTCAAATCTAGATAAACAAATGAGATCTCAATGTGTAAATTTGATTGCAAGATTCATGAAAGTATGAAATCGACACACCAATTAGTGTTCAAGGCAAAATCATTCTCCAAACTAGAGTAACAACGGAGCTTGTGACCATGATCATACCATCTCGGTAGTGAACTCCTCAATTGAAATAGCAAATTTTCCACGGAAAGCCTTTTTCTTCAAGGTGAGTCCTTGAGGAATAGAGGAAGTACTGAAGGAGTTCTGAGACAAACCAAAGCTACTAACTTCACTGCAGGTAGACATAGAGAAACCTATTTCAGAAAGGCATGAAGAGTGCATCAATGAAGCTATCTCTTAAGTCTTAATCGGCTACCTGATTACCAAATTCGATAACCTTAGTTGTATAGATATTGCTTTGCCTTCCTTTAACTTCAGATCCCTAAAAACATTCTGATCGAAGCATGAGGCAAACAATACCTGCAACAAAGTGACACACAACTATGTTAGAACTTCAACATCATTTACTGGAAGCACCTCATATCATTGCATATGGAAGCATATGCAAATTTTCCTTGCTAGGGTGTTTGTTCCGAGTTAAATTCCACAGGCCCGAAACTTCTGAGTTTTTAGTTTTGGATGTTGTGATAATCAGTTTTTTGTTGTGGATGGAAGAAGCTGTGATAATCTGTTTGGCATGGCTCGCCAAAGCCAACTTAAAAGAACTGGAGAAACgtcatttttttagaatctcCAATTTGATGCTATGTGGCTTGTCTTCCAATAATCAGCTTTTAACAGAAGTTCAACTGCAACAAACACCACTTAAATTCCTTCGAAGATCAAGATGGTACATAAGAATGATGAAAGGTATCATGCCTTGTTATTCCTTGCTCTTATTGAAACGTGAGACAAAACATCTGGTGTATCAGCGGTCAGAACAGCAACAGCCCCATTTGGAATCTCCTCCTCACCAGAAACTTTATTTGCAATAATAACTGTTGGCTTCCTATATACTTTTGTCTGAACACTAATTAGCTCATTAACAGAGACTACCAAACCAGTGACGTCCATAGGGCTAATAACCTGCCAACTGCAAGATATCAGCATTAAAGAAAATGTTGATCCCAACTCCACAATCCAATGCAAAAGATCATGAAATACTAAGCCAGCAATTAAATAATCATGCAATATTAAGCCATCAATTAGTTAACACAACAAAATATTAGTAAGCAGGAACGGAGCCCAATTTTGTAATTGCTTTGAACACCACAACAAACAATCGAATAAAAGAGGTACAATCAACTGGATCTTACCTGCCTAAATTTGCAACTTTTCGTAGTATGGGGTCTAGATGATTAATAAGCATGGATAGACTTGCTGCTGATCCTGCCCTTATTAACTCTTCTGTAAAAATATCAATCTGAAAACAGTAGAACATAATGAAGGGAAATTATTTTCAAACACCATTTTTCGTCCTTACTATCTAAAATTACCAAACTTCCCCTTTAACTATTCCCGATACACATTTTCACAGCCAAAAGGTAATTTGTAAATttacctaaaaaaataaataaaaactggGGTGCATTTATATAAAAGGGAGAGTGAATCACTCCCCCACCATGAACTACATCATTTAGTGTGATAAATTCCTTCATACATGGGGATAAGAAGCTCAAAAATCAAGTGATTCGTCTACATATTGGTAGTTCAAGTTAGGGAGAACATACTGCCCCTTTGTCCAGAGAAAGCAATCTTCCAAGATATTGCACACTAGGCTGTATCATTTGGTGGTAATACTGAGACCTATTGGCAAGAACAAGCCCGACTCGATCAAGAACAGCCTTTGTTTGTAGTGCCCACTGGCTGTCATTGGGTTTGCATGACTCGGAGACGCGATACCAGTCCTTTGGTTGCAGCAGCACACCAACAATTTGGGAAAAGAACACTAGTCAGAATAAAGACTTAGATAAAAAGAGCTCACATGTGCTTGTGAATTAATGAGCTAAATCTACAAAGCTGAAACATATTAAGTTTGCGAACCTCGAAAAGATACGATCATAGCATAATAAATACAAATAGGTTATTAGGTATTGTAAGAAATTACCGCCGGGTTTGCAAACACCAATATTTCAAATAAACATGAGAAGGTTTAATGAAATCTTATTCACCAGCATACATCTTTGCTAATACTGTTGTTTCGTGGCTTAATTGATGCCCTTTTACAGTAGATCATAAGTTCATAACTCTAATCCAACAACCAATCTTCACCATGACGTAAAGGCACCCTATATTTTAAAGGCATACTTCATTTGCAACTCAGAAACAATAGTGACTTTTATCATCTCAAACTGTAGCATGGCGTTTACCTCCACATATTATGCATAGCGTGGAGATCACAACCAGTAGACTGAAGCTTATTACGCTAGGTGACCTCTTGTGGATCAAATCTATGTTACATGTCTTCAGTTATCTCAATCAGCTTCTTGTTTTCAAAGACAACAATTAGCATGTTAGAGGAAGGTAGCAGTTAACATACCATGTTTCTACAACTAAAAGTAGCTAAAAATCATTGCAGTTGCATCGCCAAACAGagggaaaataaataaatacatgcACCATATTTCCCCAGGCTGTGCATAAACAGCACTACTGAATCCAGAAGCTAAGTTAATCAAGGAAAGCAATACCTTTGTGCAGTATATGAGCTCTTCATTGTTGAATGTTGATAAGCATAAGTTTTCAAGCACCAGAGCAATGAAGAACATGATTTCCTGTCCAAAATTACAATAGAAGCACATTTTTGCAACAACACAAAATAAATTCTTTCATATTGTTATATAAACTGGCAataaagaagagagaagattaCTGGTAGGGATGCAGAGTTCAGATCTTTAAGTCCCATTTCCACTGTGGTTCTAACAGCTGAATCCAGGGCAAGATCAAGGAAGAGTAAatcctttgatcttccatgggCTGTAAGCAAAACAGGCCGAAGCTCTATGCGAGATTCCACTAATTTCTGGAAAGATCAGTTAAACTTTGGAATATACTCTTATAACGGTTATATGCATGTATCCAAAGATAAGAGGTTGGActtttgagaaaacaaaccTCTATAAGTGGAGCTATATTCTTATCACCAATATGTGCTTTGACAAAGTAGAGAGAGTCCTGCCATATTACAACTCTGGTATTTCATTTCCCATCAATTGTACATAAGTATGAGGTATATAGAACTTCTATAGACAAGTCCAAGTATTGGACTCTAACAAGGTAAATTCCGCCTCCTGATcataaaacaaagaagaaatgcACTTATCTTTAAACCGGGGGGCACTGGTTCAGTGGTTAAAACTTGGCCTATTAACCCTGAGGTAAAAGATTGGAACCTGAGGGCAGCCACGTTGGGGAAATAATGCCAAAGATTAGGTTTGTACCCAATATTCCCCTTTCAACCCCCCATTTGTCGAGACTAAACAGTGTGTAGCTTGACTTATGTTtatccttttgtttttctcaaCTATAGGGAAGAAAGGGGCAACCGGCGCAGCGACGCCCTTGAGCGTGACCATAGGGGTTCCTTACCAACTGTGAAAGATTGGGCTGGGAGGTGCTCTTGCGAGGTAGCCACTGAATTGGAGGGAACAACCTGTCATCATAGCCCAACTAGGGCACGAGCTGCACAAGGCTGCCCTCTCACATGGCATCTAACATCAGGAGGACTACTACTGCAGGTGGGTTTGAACTCATGACTGCTGGGAGAGGGAGGCAGTTTGACCCCTCACCCTTGCCAACTTGGTTACCACCCTTGGCggttgacttatttttatccTGATACAAGGCAAGAAGCAGATAATTGCCCATAGCTTTAGTGATAAACTGCAGACAGAATTATCTTTGACTACATCTGCAAATTAATGACTGACAGAATCAGCATAAAATCAATCTCAGGTATTCGCTCCTTATAAATGCAGAAGGTGCGCACGCAAATGGAGGTCAGAACAATGGCAAATTCATCCAATAGTATTTGAATCAATCACCTTGGGGAAGAAACCCAAACATGTTTCAATAGCAGATTCTAGGTCAGCACCAGAATGAACAGCCTGCATCCAGGAAGAAAGTCATgcaattgaaaaagaaagtcATGCAGTTAGCAGGGCACAACCCCGTGGACCTATTTGGCTTGTACAACTCAGTAGACAAGAAATTATAATCCACAAACTTACATACCAAAAATTCCAAGATATTATCCGCAGTTTCATACCTTCAATGTCTTCAAGTATGAGGTAAGATCACGGAGAAATCCCTCTTTGGCATCAGTCCTGAAATGAGGCTCTGATACAATTGGACGGTCATAACTTGCTAGTATGTCTTTTGTGAGACCATTTGCATTCAGCGTTTGCCAATAAACATCTATTTTGAAACCAGATCTCACATAATTTAAGAGTGCCTgttgcaaaagaaaaacaccACTGGACTAATATTAATATACCGTTCTTCTTGTAGGACAGGTAGATGAATTCACGAATTACTAACCTCGCAAATTATTACGTCATCTGGGCTACTATTATTGTGCAACTTTTGGTGCCACTCCTCCATCATACCACCCTTGCAATCATTGTTTCTCTGAAGGTGAAATAATAGGAGACAATTATGTTTTGCAAAAGGGCTGTTCGATTGACAGAAGTCTCTTTACAGAGCTGCAATACTTCTACAACAAGATTATGAAGTACTGCAATGCTAGTATTCGCAGAAGACGGATAATAAAAACACCTGAAGCACCAGTATTTCATCGCGAATCCTTTGCCCAACATCACCCTGACCTCCACGGCCGATGCATAACATGATCAGCCTCAGAATTTCTCGAACATTTGGTTGGTCCAAGTATATTCTTTGCAACAAGTTAGTAAACCTCTCTTGAGCTTCACTGATTTCACTGCAAATCTCAAATAAGTATTGCCACACATTTTATTAAACATCATCAAGCATGAAATAACCAAATGTTGAAAAGTCCATTATTTGTCCAAGTATTATATTACCAAATGAACACGAACGAAAACAAGAGCAAAATCATACTGGAAATATGAAAGTTGGAGTTTATTGGTTGCAGTAAAacataacagaaaataaaagaacCAAGCCCAATCTTGGAGATAACTGTTGGTTTTAGATCATATGATATGGTACTGATACTGCTGAAGACCACATATGCGTAGATAGATTTCTTATTTCTGAAGTATAACAGATATGAAAACTCAGCTGCGGAATAAATTAGCTCTATTTATACAAAATCGATTAATATCCTTCACAATTGCTGAGGAAAAGGATAATAAAGTTATCCATCTCTGTCATCATGTAAACTTTACGATAAGTAGTTGATCAACAATTTAACATGGTATCCAAGGGATCCTTATGTTCGAACTTCACCCCTACTTTATAGTTGTATTAATGTTACATGTGTTTGGCCCACTTATGGAGGACAGCCAGGCCAGTGTCCAAAAGGCAGGGGCTTGTTGAGAATATAAGTCGCAACGTTATCCCTCTATATATAGCTTAAGCATTAAGAAGAGTTGGTAGTCAACAACATATATAACCATTACCATAtggaaaattgaagaacaagAGGGGCAAGACTGCCCTGTCTACAAAGGAAATTATGGCAGGGTGGAGTTGCTTCCAGGATGAAATGATCACCTGGTTCCGATAAAACTAATAGCCGTACtggaagaaaatgaatttcGTTTAAACCCCAAAAGCGCTCTCAGTATGTAATCTCAATATGGGAATGCAACTAGAACTGCAACTACATGAGTAGATTTGCTTTCTTTGACTGTGGTTATGGAGGAAATTTAAGAGCTCTTGTACACCTAGTATTTTCCACTTAACGGCCATGCTATATTCCAGCATTCTACCGAGACTGTTAAATTTAGACAGTAAGTTTTTGTAGGTCGGCATCATTAAACAAGTTATTACTGGTGGGTAATTAAGGAACAAACTAGGATAAGTATTTCAAAATGATAAGTCACACAAGAATAGAATTGCTTAATACTTAGCTACAGCCTACACAcaatagatagagaaatttgAGTGAACTATCAAGTTTCTGCAGAAAATTATGTGAAACTACAAATGATACCCAACATCTAGACAGATACTTAAAAAATGCATACCGAGGTTTCACGTTGTAATTCTTATTCCATGTAAGCTGTCTGCATGCCATTAACCTTAACCAGACTAACATACCAATAAGCCCCAACTCCCCTTCGTTTTTGCAGCGCTCAGTCAGTTCCGTTGCACTGTTGAACCTGTGCCAAGTAATAGCGATCAGAGAAAAGGCAAAAACATAGTGTAGAATAAAGGGAAAAACTCTTGTCGATTCTGCCACAGTACTCGGCCATTGTCCTATGCACACCGTGTCAAGCATAGGACaccaaaagtacaaaaatcaGACTTAGGTTGTGCAATCATCACAGCTGCAAAATGTCAATATTTGTATATGTTCAATGCAGTTAATCATTGCTTTGGAACTGACCTGTGCATCAATGACCTCTCAGCCTCTTTTTCTCTGTGGGATATTTCATCAAGTAGCCATTTAACAATTCCTCCCCCGCCCCCTTCAACCTGCACATAGACATTTTGAGTTTCAGTGTCAACACAGAAATCTGCATttgtaaaagaagaaaatgaagaaattcAGAGATACTGGCATGCCAGATGTTGGAAGACACAATTTTGCATGACGACTAA
This genomic window contains:
- the LOC131331977 gene encoding alpha-glucan water dikinase 2 isoform X7 — protein: MASSNSSNCVQKTNVHHFELGDGMRLQVNVTGFSNGSNAKVDLQLKNCSRTWILHWGCIYHGNKNWFIPADHPPGTIYKQMALQTPFTKSGDMYVIIIQLRDPRTDAIEFVLKDSRNDTWLKLNKGNFQIKIPKTDSSTSQPPIPKDLIDRRAYLRWESKGRPVSSPQQQKQDHDVALRELQSLSVKGISLDELQNSRQIAGTNRPALSREHLSSQKPYSCRRRHDIEQWTNKYTKGHMKNTNLPSSALLDRVEKSIGGDDVILQQTYNVGSYEMVVLLKIVGGDYHIIVAGNTKGATVLHWGVSKSSLGEWLAPPMDIMPENSKLLDAACQTYFMDISNGKGFFQFVDINLQQRRFLGIQFIIWSGGSWIKNNGANFCVGLNSITSGKVEGGGGGIVKWLLDEISHREKEAERSLMHRFNSATELTERCKNEGELGLIGMLVWLRLMACRQLTWNKNYNVKPREISEAQERFTNLLQRIYLDQPNVREILRLIMLCIGRGGQGDVGQRIRDEILVLQRNNDCKGGMMEEWHQKLHNNSSPDDVIICEALLNYVRSGFKIDVYWQTLNANGLTKDILASYDRPIVSEPHFRTDAKEGFLRDLTSYLKTLKAVHSGADLESAIETCLGFFPKDSLYFVKAHIGDKNIAPLIEKLVESRIELRPVLLTAHGRSKDLLFLDLALDSAVRTTVEMGLKDLNSASLPEIMFFIALVLENLCLSTFNNEELIYCTKDWYRVSESCKPNDSQWALQTKAVLDRVGLVLANRSQYYHQMIQPSVQYLGRLLSLDKGAIDIFTEELIRAGSAASLSMLINHLDPILRKVANLGSWQVISPMDVTGLVVSVNELISVQTKVYRKPTVIIANKVSGEEEIPNGAVAVLTADTPDVLSHVSIRARNNKVLFASCFDQNVFRDLKLKEGKAISIQLRLSNLVISEVSSFGLSQNSFSTSSIPQGLTLKKKAFRGKFAISIEEFTTEMVGAKSYNILHLRRRVPSWIKVPISAAIPFGVFETVISDDLNKNLASKISSFSKLVDDGDLSKLKAIQETVLQMKAPLRL